AGATGCGGCGTCGGTCCCGCCGCCTTGCGCTGCGTCAGCCGCAAGGCGGCTTGCAGATGCGCAAAGCCTTTGAGGCGATTCTGCACCGCATGGTATCCGCCGAAAAGGATGATCGGCGCGTCGGCCGGCAAGCCGAACTTCCGGCGTGCCGCGGCGCGGTCGCCCGGTGCGAACCGGGCGATGTCGATGGGGTTGGCGATCACGGAGATCGGCATGCGCGAGAACAGGCCGCCCTCGGCCCGCGCGCAATCCGCCAGCCAGTTGCTCGGCGAAACGATCGAATAGCGCTTGTCGCGCCAGGCTTCAGCCTTGCGGCGCCACAGCCTCGACGACAGGTCGTCCGGGCGGTCACTCCGCAATACGGGGCAGGTGCCGCAACCGCTGCGATAGCGGGTGCAGTCGCCGGCATAGTGACATCCGCCGGTGAACGGCCACATGTCGTGCATCGTCCACACGACGGGCGCCCCGAGCGAGGCGACACCTTCGGGGCTGAGCAGCCCGTAATTGACCCAGTGCAGGTTGATCACGTCGGCGTCCAGCGTGTTCAGGAACGGCGCGGCATCGCCCTTGCGCCACCCGGGCGAGAAATTCAGCGAGCGGAACAGGGCTGGACCGTTGCGGTATCCGAGCACGGGGAGACGGTCCAGGGCGCCCTCGACGCGCGACGGCAGGCTCGGCACGCGCAGGGCGCCGTCGTCCTGCACCTCCATGGCGGCAAGCTGCACCTGCGCCCCCGCATCGCGCAACGCGCCCGCGATCCGCTGCATGGCGCGCGCCGCGCCACCGCGCGATTGCGCCATATTGGCGATGAGAATCTTCATCGGGGCGCGGCGTCGCTAGCGGCCATGACGTCCAACATAACTCAGGATCTGCTCCACGCGTTGGCGATAGGTGTGCGACGCCAGCGTGCGCCTCTGCCCTTGGAGCGCGATGTCCTGGCGTGCACCGTCGTTTTCCAGCAAGCGGCCGATCTGCGCCAGGCAGTCCTCGACCGAGGTATAGGTCGCCACCTCGCGTCCCGGCGCGAACAACGTGTCGAGATTGCTCTTCGCGTCGGTGAGCAGGCAGGCGCCGACGCCCGTCGCCTCATAGAGCCGCATGTTTCCGGCGAATTCGCGGACCGCATCGATATGCGAATTGAGCGTGAGCTGGGAGCGTTGCAGGACACGATACATGTCGGCGCCCCACACCTCGCCGCGCTGCCGCTTGTTGATCGGCGACGAGGCCGGCAGGCCGGCGGTGCCCGAAAGATAGAGCTGCACGGGATAACGTTCGCAGATGGCCTCGAGCATCCGGATCCGGTCGTTGTACTGCGCCTCGATGCCCCCGACGAAGGTCAGCTCGATATCCTTTTCGGCGGGCGGCGGCAGCCTTTCCAGCACGCTGGGCTCGAATGCCAGGTGCACGAGCTCGGCCGGCAGTCCCGCGGCGCGGAAATGGTCGGCGACATAGGGCAGCAGCGTTATCGCGAAATCATAGACGCCATAGTCGATGCCGGTCGGCGGCGCCACGCCGTGCTGGCCGATGATCACGCGTCCGGGCTTGCGCAGGCTGCGCAGCAAATCGCTGTCCACCAGAACGATGTTTTGCACAAGCAGGATGTCGGGCGCGAAATCCTCGATCTGCGCGCGCAGGATCTCGCGCGCCGGCTGTGCCAGCCGTGCACTCAGCCCGATTTGCCGTGCGACCGGCAGCAGCCAGGAGCGATAGGGCTGCAAGGCGCGGCGGACCCGCGCGCCGATCGCCGACCGCGCGGCGCCGCCGGCTTGCGGGACGACGGGCGCGACGTTCATCCCGTGCTCGCGCGCCCAGGCGCCGAGCATCCAGGGATTGTTCACATAGACTTCCCGCGCCTCATGCCCCAGGGCGTGAAAGTTCCGCGAATAGAAATCCGCCATCCCGACCAGACTGTCGGCGCGGGCCGCGACCTGTGCGGCATAGGAGGCCTGCTGCCGCTCGGGGACGGTCCGATAGAATGATTCCAGGAAACGGGGCGCGTCGCTGTTGAGCATCATGACGCGCATTTTGAGGTGTCCGGACTGTTCGCTTGCCTGCCGCCGCCACTACAGACGCCGGGCCGCCCCGTCAATGCCGGTTGTCGCGCCCGCAAAACTCAGCACACGGTCCCGGCAAACGCAATCTCGCGATGTCGCCGGCATGACGCGCGTGTTGCGTGCCCACCCGGCGCGTGCCAACACTAGCCAACATTGCGGCGGCCCGACCGGACCCATGCCTTTTCCGAAATCGCTCTCGCGCAGCACCTCGTTCTTTACCAACACGCTGCTTCTGGTCGGTGGTTCCGGCTTCTCGCAGTTCGTCCTTGCCGCGACGGCGCCCCTGCTGACGCGTCTCTATGCGCCCGCCGATTTCGGCGTTTATGCCGTGCTGCAATCCCTGGCGAACTTCGCCGCGGCCGTCGCGAGCCTGCGTTACGAGACTGCGATCATGCTGCCCAGGACCGACCGGGCCGCCGCGAATGTGGCGGTCCTGTCGTTCGCGGCGGTCGGCCTTCTTTCGCTGCTGACGGTTCCCGTCACCATCGTCGCTTGGCGCGTGCTCGGCGGCGTGCGCGGGGTGCGGATTCCGTTCGAGCTTGCGATGCTGGTGCCGCTGTCGATCGCCGCGCTGGGCGTGCAGCAGGTCCTGAGAAGCTGGTTCCTGCGCTCGCATATGTTCGCCGCCGTGACCGTCCTGCTTGTCGTCCAGGCGGTGGTGATGGTCGGGCTGCAGATCGCCGCCGGCTTCGCCTGGGGCAGTCAGGCGTTCTATCTGGCCGCGGCCTCGCTATTGGGGACCGTCGTCTCGACCTTCGTCGTGCTGCCCGCGCTGCGCCGCGAGGGCCTGGGCCGCTTGCGGCAGGCGATTTCGCGGCGGCGGCTCGCGGCGGTGGCGCGTCGCTATCGCCGGTTTCCGCTCTACACCGCGCCATTCAGCTTCATCGCGCAGATCACCCAGCGCGGACCGATCCTGCTCCTGGCGCTCTTGGCAGGTCCCGCGGCGACCGGCGCCTTTGCGCTGGCGCAGCGCACGATCTACCTGCCCATCACGGTGGTCATCACCTCGCTCAGCCAGGCGTTCTACCGCCGGGCTGCGGGCAAGCTCCACGATCCCGTGGTGCATGGGCTCGTGCGCCGCGTGCTGCTGGCCCTCGTGCTGCTGGCGGGTCCGCTCTTCATCCTCACGGCGTTCGACATGCCGGGAATATTCGCCTTCGTGTTCGGCGCGGCCTGGCGCGAGGCCGGCCGCTACGGCGCCTGGCTGGCGCTTGCCGCCTTTGCGATGTCTCTCACCTTCTGGCTCGACCGGGTGTTCGAAATGCAGGGGCGTCAGCGCCTCGCGCTGGTCCTGGAGACCGCCTTCAACCTCGTCTGCCTGCCGCTGCTCGCGCTGGTCCTCTACGGCACGAGAAGCGTGGAGTACACCGTCATCGCCTTCAGCATGCTTTCGATCCTGTACAACCTGCTGTACCTGGGCGTCAGCCTGGACATCGCGCGCATCGAGCGGCGTCTGCTGTTCGAAACCGTCGCTGCCGCGCTTGCGGTGGTGCTGTACAGCATGGCCATTCACTACGGCCTGCGGGCGTTGACGGACGATGACATGTTGTACGCCGCACTGGCGGCGGCGCTTGCCATGCCGCCTGTCGTCCTCGGCATCCTGATCGCGCTGGGCAGGATCGTGCCGCCGCGCCTCGCTGCCGCTAGAGCGACCTCTGCTTGAGCCATTCCCTGAGGCCGGGCCCAATGTCCTCACGCTGCAGGCCCATCGCGATATTGGCCTGCAGGAAGCCGGCCTTGTCGCCGCAGTCGTAGCGCTGGCAGTCGGTGATCACGGCGTGGAACGGCACGCGCCCGATGAGGCGCGCCAGCGAGTCGGTGAGCTGGATCTCGCCGCCGGCGCCTTTTTCCTTGCGGTCGAGTTCGGCGAAAATCTCGGGCTGGATGATATAGCGCCCGATGGCGGTAAGCCGCGATGGCGCGGCTGCGGGCTTGGGCTTCTCCACCATGCCCGTGACCTCGACCGCATTGCCCTTGGTCGCGCCGATCGCGAACACGCCATAGCGGTGCAGTTCTTCCTTCGGCTTTTCCTCCGCCGCGACCACGACGCCGCCGCCGACCTGGTTGTAGACGTCGATCATCTGCGCCAGCGCGCCGCGCTTTCCGGCCATCAGGTCGTCGGGCAGCAGCACGGCAAAGGGCTCGTCGCCGACCATGTGCCGCGCACACCACACGGCATGGCCGAGCCCGAGCGGCTTCTGCTGCCGGGTGAACCAGACCGAACCGCTGGCCGGCAGGCCTTCGAGCAGGCTGTCGAGCTCCTTGGTCTTCTCGCGCGCCGAGAGCAGCGATTCGAGCTCATAGGCGTGATCGAAATGGTCCTCGATGATGTGCTTGCCGCGGCCCGTGACGAAGATGAACTGCTCGATGCCCGCTTCCTTGGCCTCCTCCACCGCATATTGGACGACCGGCTTGTCGACCACGGTCAGCATTTCCTTGGGCACCGCCTTGGTGGCGGGAAGGAATCGCGTCCCCATGCCGGCGACCGGGAAAACAGCTTTGCGGACGGGCTTGAGAGCGGCCATGGGACACCGGGTTTATAAGCGGACTTTATTGGCATAGAGAACGGGGTAGCGTCCACTTGGGCGCGGCTGGGAACCTGGGACTGGCGATGCGGATTTTGCTGACGGGCGGGGCCGGCTTCATCGGGTTTCACGCGACACTGGCGTTGCTGGCGCGGGGCCATGCGGTCACCGCGATCGACGAGATCAACGCCTATTACGATCCCGCCCTCAAGCATGCGCGGCTCGGCGAAATCGGCGACAGGTCCAACTATCGGTTCGTGAAGGGCGACATGGCCGTGCCCGGCACGCTGGAGGCCGCGACGCAAGGCGAGCGATACGACGCGATCCTGCATCTCGCGGCGCAGGCGGGCGTGCGCTACGCGGTGACCAATCCAGCCGCCTATACGCACTCCAACCTCGTGGGCCATGCCAACATCATCGAATTCGCGCGCCATCACGACGGTCTGGGCCATCTCGTCTACGCGTCGTCGAGCTCGGTCTATGGCAACGATACCGTGGCGCCGTTCCGCGAGGACGCGCGCGCCGACCGGCCGGTCTCGTTCTATGGCGCGACCAAGCGGTCTTGCGAGCTGCTCTCCCATTCCTACGCGGAACTCTACGGCCTGCGGCAGACCGGGCTTCGCTTCTTCACGGTCTACGGCCCCTGGGGCCGGCCAGACATGGCGTATTGGTCGTTTACCGACGCGATCCTCAGGGACCGCAGCATCCCGGTGTTCGGCGCGGGCAAGCTGTTGCGCGACTTCACCTATGTGGACGACATCGTCGCCGCGCTGGTGCGTCTGATCGAGACCGCGTTCGAGCCGCCGCAGGATGCGGCGCCGCATCGCGTCTACAATCTCGGCAACAGCCACCCCGAAAGCGTGCTGGACCTGATCGGCCATATCGAGCGGTGCACGAACCGCCCGGCCCGCCTCGACTTCCAGGACGGCCCGCCT
The nucleotide sequence above comes from Rhizomicrobium sp.. Encoded proteins:
- a CDS encoding glycosyltransferase family 4 protein, yielding MKILIANMAQSRGGAARAMQRIAGALRDAGAQVQLAAMEVQDDGALRVPSLPSRVEGALDRLPVLGYRNGPALFRSLNFSPGWRKGDAAPFLNTLDADVINLHWVNYGLLSPEGVASLGAPVVWTMHDMWPFTGGCHYAGDCTRYRSGCGTCPVLRSDRPDDLSSRLWRRKAEAWRDKRYSIVSPSNWLADCARAEGGLFSRMPISVIANPIDIARFAPGDRAAARRKFGLPADAPIILFGGYHAVQNRLKGFAHLQAALRLTQRKAAGPTPHLVIFGSGEEARPLVGLDMPVHLLGLLHSEADIADAYRAADVFVLPSSQDNLPNTIAESLSCGTPVCAFRIGGVPDMVREGVTGFLAEPFDAADLARAIGACIEASRSGPAFRDAARHSAEALFDASKIAQAYLAVFRAAISRQSTPGKA
- a CDS encoding glycosyltransferase, with amino-acid sequence MRVMMLNSDAPRFLESFYRTVPERQQASYAAQVAARADSLVGMADFYSRNFHALGHEAREVYVNNPWMLGAWAREHGMNVAPVVPQAGGAARSAIGARVRRALQPYRSWLLPVARQIGLSARLAQPAREILRAQIEDFAPDILLVQNIVLVDSDLLRSLRKPGRVIIGQHGVAPPTGIDYGVYDFAITLLPYVADHFRAAGLPAELVHLAFEPSVLERLPPPAEKDIELTFVGGIEAQYNDRIRMLEAICERYPVQLYLSGTAGLPASSPINKRQRGEVWGADMYRVLQRSQLTLNSHIDAVREFAGNMRLYEATGVGACLLTDAKSNLDTLFAPGREVATYTSVEDCLAQIGRLLENDGARQDIALQGQRRTLASHTYRQRVEQILSYVGRHGR
- a CDS encoding oligosaccharide flippase family protein; translation: MPFPKSLSRSTSFFTNTLLLVGGSGFSQFVLAATAPLLTRLYAPADFGVYAVLQSLANFAAAVASLRYETAIMLPRTDRAAANVAVLSFAAVGLLSLLTVPVTIVAWRVLGGVRGVRIPFELAMLVPLSIAALGVQQVLRSWFLRSHMFAAVTVLLVVQAVVMVGLQIAAGFAWGSQAFYLAAASLLGTVVSTFVVLPALRREGLGRLRQAISRRRLAAVARRYRRFPLYTAPFSFIAQITQRGPILLLALLAGPAATGAFALAQRTIYLPITVVITSLSQAFYRRAAGKLHDPVVHGLVRRVLLALVLLAGPLFILTAFDMPGIFAFVFGAAWREAGRYGAWLALAAFAMSLTFWLDRVFEMQGRQRLALVLETAFNLVCLPLLALVLYGTRSVEYTVIAFSMLSILYNLLYLGVSLDIARIERRLLFETVAAALAVVLYSMAIHYGLRALTDDDMLYAALAAALAMPPVVLGILIALGRIVPPRLAAARATSA
- a CDS encoding UTP--glucose-1-phosphate uridylyltransferase, producing the protein MAALKPVRKAVFPVAGMGTRFLPATKAVPKEMLTVVDKPVVQYAVEEAKEAGIEQFIFVTGRGKHIIEDHFDHAYELESLLSAREKTKELDSLLEGLPASGSVWFTRQQKPLGLGHAVWCARHMVGDEPFAVLLPDDLMAGKRGALAQMIDVYNQVGGGVVVAAEEKPKEELHRYGVFAIGATKGNAVEVTGMVEKPKPAAAPSRLTAIGRYIIQPEIFAELDRKEKGAGGEIQLTDSLARLIGRVPFHAVITDCQRYDCGDKAGFLQANIAMGLQREDIGPGLREWLKQRSL
- a CDS encoding NAD-dependent epimerase/dehydratase family protein translates to MRILLTGGAGFIGFHATLALLARGHAVTAIDEINAYYDPALKHARLGEIGDRSNYRFVKGDMAVPGTLEAATQGERYDAILHLAAQAGVRYAVTNPAAYTHSNLVGHANIIEFARHHDGLGHLVYASSSSVYGNDTVAPFREDARADRPVSFYGATKRSCELLSHSYAELYGLRQTGLRFFTVYGPWGRPDMAYWSFTDAILRDRSIPVFGAGKLLRDFTYVDDIVAALVRLIETAFEPPQDAAPHRVYNLGNSHPESVLDLIGHIERCTNRPARLDFQDGPPGDVRETYADISRAARDFGFAPEISLGEGISRFVDWFRRYHRI